One region of Rhodocaloribacter litoris genomic DNA includes:
- a CDS encoding RNA polymerase sigma factor, which yields MSKAGGPLSDEILVVAAILGDLDAFNELVLRYRAAVVRLAESIVGAGDAEDVAQDALLLAFRALPSIEEPERFAAWLMAITRNHALRFDRTKRRREHRRVDLDAVLLEHVAALATPPDRTGETNEVVMCALCHLPEAYALPLRLHFLDGMPLRRIAAFLDVPLSTVKWRLYRGKRLMRDVIHQLEPPA from the coding sequence ATGAGCAAGGCCGGCGGCCCTCTCTCCGACGAGATCCTGGTCGTGGCCGCCATCCTCGGCGACCTCGACGCCTTCAACGAACTGGTGCTGCGCTACCGTGCCGCCGTGGTTCGCCTGGCCGAGAGCATCGTCGGTGCCGGTGACGCCGAAGACGTGGCCCAGGACGCGCTCCTGCTGGCTTTCCGGGCCCTGCCCTCCATCGAAGAACCCGAACGCTTTGCGGCCTGGCTGATGGCGATCACCCGAAACCATGCCCTCCGGTTCGACCGCACGAAGCGCCGCCGGGAGCACCGGCGCGTCGACCTGGACGCCGTGCTGCTCGAGCACGTGGCAGCGCTGGCAACACCGCCGGACCGCACGGGCGAGACGAACGAGGTGGTCATGTGCGCCCTCTGCCACCTCCCGGAAGCCTATGCCTTGCCCCTGCGCCTGCACTTTCTCGACGGCATGCCGCTCCGGCGTATCGCCGCCTTCCTCGACGTGCCGCTCTCGACGGTCAAATGGCGCCTCTACCGGGGCAAGCGCCTGATGCGAGACGTCATCCACCAACTGGAACCCCCGGCATGA
- the hemW gene encoding radical SAM family heme chaperone HemW, with product MAGIYLHIPFCTQRCSYCDFYFVTTQKSHTSFVEALRMELEHYALEYGRREPIETIYFGGGTPSLLHLDELARILDTIHTHYDTASVSEVTVEINPEDVDLDYLRGLRDLGVDRLSIGIQSFFDADLAFMNRCHDAARAEAVIPLARRAGFDNFSVDLIFGLPDQPPEYWAANLEKVVRYEVPHLSTYLLTVEERTPLFKQVERGLVKLPEDEDVADLYRFTIRYLQEHGYEHYEISSFARPGRRARHNQLYWTHQNYLGFGPSAHSFWWKGLPATRWANVRNLRRYEALVRQRYAPIDFREQLDLDTLANEYIMLRLRTADGLDLDHLEARYGVELLVEKVDELAWLERQGYIAPIRNSRVRLTELGKTLCDTVTEYLMIDPIKT from the coding sequence ATGGCCGGCATCTACCTGCACATTCCCTTTTGCACCCAGCGCTGTTCCTATTGCGACTTCTATTTCGTCACCACGCAGAAGTCGCACACGTCGTTCGTCGAGGCGTTGCGGATGGAACTGGAGCACTATGCCCTCGAATACGGGCGGCGTGAACCCATCGAAACCATCTACTTCGGCGGCGGCACCCCGTCGCTGCTCCATCTCGACGAGCTGGCCCGTATCCTCGACACCATCCATACCCACTACGACACCGCCTCCGTCTCGGAGGTGACCGTCGAGATCAACCCCGAAGACGTCGACCTCGACTACCTGCGCGGCCTCCGCGACCTCGGCGTCGACCGGCTCAGCATCGGCATCCAGTCCTTCTTCGACGCCGACCTGGCCTTCATGAACCGTTGCCACGACGCCGCACGGGCCGAAGCGGTCATTCCCCTCGCCCGCCGGGCCGGCTTCGACAACTTCTCCGTGGACCTCATCTTCGGCCTGCCGGACCAGCCGCCCGAGTACTGGGCCGCCAACCTGGAAAAGGTCGTCCGCTACGAGGTACCCCACCTCTCGACCTACCTGCTCACGGTCGAAGAACGCACCCCGCTCTTCAAGCAGGTGGAACGCGGGCTGGTGAAGCTGCCCGAAGACGAAGACGTGGCCGACCTTTACCGGTTCACCATCCGTTACCTGCAGGAGCACGGATACGAACACTACGAGATCTCGAGCTTTGCCCGGCCCGGACGGCGGGCCCGTCACAACCAGCTTTACTGGACGCACCAGAACTACCTCGGCTTCGGCCCCTCGGCCCACTCGTTCTGGTGGAAGGGCCTGCCCGCCACGCGATGGGCCAACGTCCGCAACCTCCGCCGGTACGAGGCCCTCGTGCGGCAGCGATACGCCCCCATCGACTTCAGGGAGCAACTCGACCTCGACACCCTGGCCAACGAATACATCATGCTCCGCCTCCGCACGGCCGACGGCCTCGACCTCGACCACCTGGAGGCCCGCTACGGCGTCGAGTTGCTCGTCGAAAAGGTGGACGAGCTGGCCTGGCTGGAACGGCAGGGCTACATTGCCCCCATCCGCAACAGCCGCGTGCGCCTGACCGAACTGGGCAAGACGCTCTGCGACACCGTCACCGAGTACCTGATGATCGATCCGATCAAGACTTGA
- a CDS encoding DUF192 domain-containing protein, whose product MPRLRPPCRCILLVLCLLPGLAACRDEPPPPREIPFRVDGSLDFLRPDSTLITRIAIEIAATDSARARGLMERRSLPQRGGMLFVYDHDSTRTFWMRNTPLPLDILFIGADGRIVNIARRTRPYSDDLIRSRGPARHVLEVRAGFTDLLGIDTTTFVRWRRR is encoded by the coding sequence ATGCCTCGACTGCGTCCCCCCTGCCGCTGTATCCTCCTCGTCCTGTGCCTCCTGCCCGGCCTCGCGGCCTGTCGCGACGAACCGCCGCCCCCGCGCGAGATCCCCTTCCGCGTCGACGGCTCCCTCGATTTCCTGCGGCCGGACAGCACCCTCATCACCCGCATCGCCATCGAAATCGCCGCGACCGACTCGGCCCGGGCCCGCGGCCTGATGGAACGCCGCTCCCTCCCGCAACGCGGCGGCATGCTCTTCGTCTACGACCACGACAGCACCCGCACCTTCTGGATGCGCAACACCCCCCTCCCGCTCGACATCCTCTTCATCGGCGCCGACGGCCGCATCGTCAACATCGCCAGGCGTACCCGGCCGTACTCCGACGACCTGATCCGCTCCCGGGGCCCCGCCCGCCACGTGCTCGAAGTGCGGGCCGGCTTCACCGACCTCCTCGGCATCGACACCACCACGTTCGTCCGCTGGCGCCGGCGATGA
- a CDS encoding DUF192 domain-containing protein, whose protein sequence is MNKPTPEPRNPARLLLCSLAFLLFGLAACGDGSGSSPAPATPDIPFRKDGTLTFLRDGEPVVTIDIEIADTDSARTRGLMQRTGLPERSGMLFIFPQAEPQSFWMANTPLSLDILFVGPDSQIVSISKYTTPLSPENITSEGLPARFVIEVEAGFVDTYGIVETDRVRWEDLR, encoded by the coding sequence ATGAACAAGCCGACACCCGAACCCCGAAACCCGGCCCGGTTGCTGCTCTGTTCCCTGGCCTTCCTGCTCTTCGGCCTGGCCGCCTGCGGCGACGGCTCCGGCTCGTCCCCCGCCCCGGCCACCCCCGACATCCCCTTCCGCAAGGACGGCACGCTCACCTTCCTCCGCGACGGGGAGCCCGTCGTCACCATCGACATCGAGATTGCCGACACCGACTCGGCACGCACGCGCGGGCTGATGCAACGCACCGGCCTGCCCGAACGCAGCGGCATGCTGTTCATCTTCCCGCAGGCCGAGCCGCAGAGCTTCTGGATGGCCAACACCCCGCTCTCGCTCGACATCCTCTTCGTCGGGCCCGACTCGCAGATCGTGAGCATCAGCAAGTACACCACCCCCCTTTCCCCCGAGAACATCACCTCTGAGGGGCTGCCGGCCCGGTTCGTGATCGAGGTGGAAGCGGGTTTCGTGGACACCTACGGCATCGTCGAGACCGACCGGGTGCGCTGGGAAGACCTGCGTTGA
- the lat gene encoding L-lysine 6-transaminase, whose product MEAVSVNAITPQEVQDIFMAHLNARGMMPLVLDMKRSRGVELYDQLSGRRLLDFFGFYASSALGMNHPKLASDAAFMERLTEAALNKITNSDVRTVHMARFLKTFYRVAMPAPFKYAFFIEGGALAVENALKAAFDWKVRKNFEKGYRREVGHQVLHFDQAFHGRSGYTLSLTNTADPRKTMYFPRFDWPRVLNPKVTFPVEAHLEEIEKREQLALRQAKHYFYTRRDEIACIIIEPIQGEGGDNHFRPVFLQALKDLALENDALLIFDEVQTGIGITGSFWAYQGLGVEPDLISFGKKTQVCGILAGPRIDEVEDNVFHVGSRINSTWGGNLVDMVRFDRILEVIEEDDLVGHAATAGAHLLARLHELAGASPVVTNVRGRGLMCAFDLPTPEFRNRVLQHCYEQGVIILGCGTQSIRFRPPLTITEAEIDQGVELLGRAIRAVEKAYRPHTGHTGLHDALTDG is encoded by the coding sequence ATGGAAGCGGTTTCGGTCAACGCTATCACGCCGCAGGAAGTGCAGGACATCTTCATGGCCCATCTGAACGCCCGGGGCATGATGCCGCTGGTGCTCGACATGAAGCGCAGCCGCGGCGTCGAACTCTACGACCAGCTCTCGGGACGCCGGCTGCTCGACTTCTTCGGCTTCTACGCCTCCAGCGCCCTGGGCATGAACCACCCGAAGCTGGCCTCGGACGCGGCCTTCATGGAACGGCTCACCGAAGCCGCCCTCAACAAGATCACCAACTCGGACGTCCGCACCGTCCACATGGCCCGGTTCCTCAAGACGTTCTACCGCGTCGCCATGCCGGCACCCTTCAAGTACGCCTTCTTCATCGAAGGCGGGGCGCTGGCCGTGGAGAACGCCCTCAAGGCGGCCTTCGACTGGAAGGTGCGCAAAAACTTCGAGAAGGGCTACCGGCGGGAGGTCGGCCATCAGGTGCTGCACTTCGACCAGGCCTTCCACGGGCGCAGCGGCTATACGCTTTCGCTGACGAACACCGCCGACCCGCGCAAGACGATGTACTTTCCCCGCTTCGACTGGCCGCGCGTCCTGAACCCGAAGGTGACCTTCCCCGTGGAAGCGCATCTGGAGGAGATCGAGAAGCGGGAGCAACTGGCCCTGCGCCAGGCCAAGCACTACTTCTACACGCGCCGGGACGAGATCGCCTGCATCATCATCGAGCCGATCCAGGGAGAAGGCGGGGACAACCACTTCCGCCCCGTGTTTCTGCAGGCCCTCAAGGACCTGGCCCTCGAGAACGACGCCCTGCTCATCTTCGACGAGGTGCAGACGGGCATCGGGATCACCGGCAGCTTCTGGGCCTACCAGGGCCTCGGCGTGGAGCCGGACCTGATCTCCTTCGGCAAGAAGACGCAGGTCTGTGGCATCCTGGCCGGCCCGCGCATCGATGAGGTGGAGGACAACGTCTTCCACGTCGGCAGCCGCATCAACTCCACCTGGGGCGGCAACCTGGTCGACATGGTGCGCTTCGACCGGATTCTGGAAGTGATCGAGGAGGACGACCTGGTCGGGCACGCGGCGACGGCCGGGGCGCACCTGCTGGCCCGGCTGCACGAGCTGGCCGGGGCGAGCCCGGTGGTCACCAACGTCCGGGGACGCGGGCTCATGTGTGCCTTCGACCTGCCCACGCCCGAGTTTCGCAACCGCGTCTTGCAGCACTGCTACGAGCAGGGGGTGATCATCCTCGGCTGCGGCACGCAGTCCATCCGGTTCCGGCCCCCGCTGACGATCACGGAGGCAGAGATCGATCAGGGCGTCGAGCTGCTGGGCCGGGCGATCCGGGCCGTCGAGAAGGCCTACCGCCCCCATACCGGCCATACCGGGCTGCACGACGCGCTGACGGACGGGTAA
- the lipA gene encoding lipoyl synthase has translation MLELPVIEPPAVQNARGKRPDWLRVKLPYGETYRKLVDIIETHNLHTVCQSARCPNMGECWTAGTATFMILGNVCTRSCGFCAVMTGRPDPGLDWDEPRRVAEAVRLMGIQHAVITSVNRDEREDGGAPIFAETIRLLHELGVTVEVLTPDFRGNREACRMVFDARPDVFNHNVETVPRLYRRVRPQANYQRSLDVLRWAKEAGLKTKSGIMVGLGETDDEVLALMDDFVEIGLDVMTIGQYLQPTKMHLPVEAFIHPDKFRWYKEVGEAKGIGHVESGPLVRSSYHAERHV, from the coding sequence CTGCTGGAGTTGCCCGTGATCGAGCCGCCGGCGGTGCAGAACGCGCGGGGCAAACGCCCGGACTGGCTCCGCGTGAAGCTTCCCTACGGCGAGACGTACCGGAAGCTGGTCGACATCATCGAGACGCACAACCTGCACACGGTCTGCCAGAGCGCCCGCTGCCCGAACATGGGCGAGTGCTGGACGGCCGGCACGGCGACGTTCATGATCCTGGGCAACGTGTGCACGCGCTCGTGCGGCTTCTGCGCCGTTATGACGGGCCGTCCCGACCCCGGGCTCGACTGGGACGAGCCGCGCCGCGTGGCCGAGGCCGTCCGCCTCATGGGCATCCAACACGCGGTCATCACGTCGGTCAACCGCGACGAGCGCGAGGACGGCGGCGCCCCCATCTTCGCCGAGACGATCCGCCTGCTCCACGAACTCGGCGTCACCGTGGAGGTGCTCACGCCCGACTTCCGGGGCAACCGGGAAGCCTGCCGGATGGTCTTCGACGCCCGGCCGGACGTCTTCAACCACAACGTCGAGACGGTGCCGCGCCTCTACCGCCGCGTACGCCCCCAGGCCAACTACCAGCGCTCGCTCGACGTGCTGCGCTGGGCCAAGGAGGCCGGCCTCAAAACCAAGAGCGGCATCATGGTCGGCCTCGGTGAAACCGACGACGAGGTGCTCGCCCTGATGGACGACTTCGTCGAGATCGGCCTCGACGTGATGACCATCGGCCAGTACCTCCAGCCCACGAAGATGCACCTGCCCGTCGAGGCCTTCATTCACCCGGACAAGTTCCGCTGGTACAAGGAGGTGGGCGAGGCGAAGGGCATCGGCCACGTCGAGAGCGGCCCGCTCGTGCGCAGCTCCTACCACGCCGAGCGGCACGTGTAG
- a CDS encoding cytochrome ubiquinol oxidase subunit I, with protein sequence MKHRKALSKPFLAVSFLLLCVFVFVWDGAQAAGSSMPLLQDAGGYRPFPIEGISSRVAMWVVAELHLMFAAFVLAVPLFALIIEFIGYKTGDRRYDELAYEFTKLLSVSFSFTATLGALLTFGLIVLYPKLTEYLMSIFSWTFFPYVLLFFLEAIFLYSYYYGWGKMNPKVHLLLGVLLNLTGTAIMFIADAWLTFMNTPAGIDEAGNLVSLWGAINNYTWMPINIHRLIANVAFGGSIAAAYGAYKFLGARTEAEKAHYDWMGYVGNFIAISALLPLPFAGYWLGREIYAFSQTLGITLMGGTFSWLFIIQAVLIGNLFLAANYYLWLGMERIPGSERYRKFIKYLLASITACFIVWATPHSLVATVEEARQMGGAHHPVLGVLGVMSAKNTAVNILILTTFISFLLYRRSNKEATVSWAKAGKTAQFAIFAVVVGIVVFLGVYGYFVEATVRIGLSVPQVLSVLFAMVSVTIIDIFLFRDAKITGPIQWGKMPNRAQYALFFIAITFAWTMGLMGYVRAGMRQHWHVYGVLEDTSPDAFTPTLGFASNVISVTVLIFFTFIAIVFWITGLSGRKAWVARPDVPPEDETAQALPGDGDAQPAKQPAWEGAAS encoded by the coding sequence ATGAAGCACCGCAAAGCGCTTTCGAAACCCTTTCTCGCCGTATCCTTTCTGCTGCTGTGCGTGTTCGTGTTCGTGTGGGACGGAGCCCAGGCCGCCGGCTCGTCCATGCCCCTGCTGCAGGACGCCGGCGGTTACCGCCCCTTCCCCATCGAGGGCATCAGCAGCCGGGTGGCCATGTGGGTGGTGGCCGAGCTGCACCTGATGTTCGCCGCCTTCGTGCTGGCCGTGCCGCTGTTCGCCCTGATCATCGAATTCATCGGCTACAAGACGGGCGACCGGCGCTACGACGAGCTGGCCTACGAGTTCACGAAGCTCCTGTCGGTTTCTTTCTCCTTCACCGCCACCCTGGGAGCGCTGCTCACCTTCGGGCTGATCGTCCTCTACCCGAAGCTGACCGAATACCTGATGTCGATCTTCAGCTGGACGTTCTTCCCGTACGTCCTGCTGTTTTTCCTGGAGGCCATCTTCCTCTACAGCTACTACTACGGCTGGGGAAAGATGAACCCGAAGGTGCACCTGCTCCTGGGGGTGCTGCTCAACCTGACGGGCACGGCCATCATGTTCATCGCCGACGCGTGGCTGACGTTCATGAACACGCCGGCCGGCATCGACGAGGCGGGCAACCTGGTCAGCCTCTGGGGCGCCATCAACAACTACACCTGGATGCCGATCAACATCCACCGGCTGATCGCGAACGTGGCCTTCGGCGGGTCGATCGCGGCGGCCTATGGCGCCTACAAGTTCCTCGGTGCCCGGACCGAGGCTGAGAAAGCCCACTACGACTGGATGGGGTACGTGGGCAACTTCATCGCCATCAGCGCGCTGTTGCCGCTGCCGTTTGCCGGGTACTGGCTCGGCCGCGAGATCTACGCCTTCTCGCAGACGCTGGGCATCACGCTCATGGGCGGCACCTTCTCCTGGTTGTTCATCATCCAGGCGGTGCTCATCGGCAACCTGTTCCTGGCCGCCAACTACTACCTGTGGCTGGGGATGGAACGCATCCCGGGCTCGGAGCGCTACCGGAAGTTCATCAAGTACCTGCTGGCCTCCATCACCGCCTGCTTCATCGTATGGGCCACCCCGCACTCGCTCGTGGCCACCGTCGAGGAGGCGCGGCAGATGGGGGGAGCCCACCACCCGGTCCTCGGTGTGCTCGGGGTGATGTCCGCCAAGAACACCGCCGTCAACATCCTGATCCTGACCACCTTCATCAGCTTCCTGCTCTACCGGCGCAGCAACAAGGAGGCCACCGTCTCCTGGGCGAAGGCCGGCAAGACGGCCCAGTTCGCCATCTTCGCCGTCGTCGTGGGTATCGTCGTCTTCCTGGGGGTCTACGGCTACTTCGTCGAGGCGACGGTGCGCATCGGGCTGTCCGTGCCACAGGTGCTCTCGGTGCTCTTCGCCATGGTCTCGGTCACGATCATCGACATCTTCCTGTTCAGGGATGCGAAGATCACCGGGCCGATCCAGTGGGGCAAGATGCCCAACCGGGCCCAGTACGCCCTTTTCTTCATCGCCATCACCTTCGCCTGGACGATGGGGTTGATGGGATACGTCCGCGCCGGCATGCGGCAACACTGGCACGTCTACGGCGTCCTGGAAGATACCTCGCCCGACGCCTTCACCCCGACGCTCGGCTTCGCCTCCAACGTCATCTCGGTGACGGTGCTGATTTTCTTCACCTTCATCGCCATCGTCTTCTGGATCACCGGGCTTTCGGGGCGCAAGGCATGGGTCGCCCGGCCGGACGTGCCTCCGGAAGACGAAACCGCCCAGGCGCTGCCCGGTGATGGGGACGCCCAACCTGCGAAACAACCGGCCTGGGAGGGGGCTGCGTCGTGA
- a CDS encoding c-type cytochrome, which produces MKIFAFTILVSAFYSYVGQWVPQKETYPPETVELSADMTTEELVAAGQEIVAGKGTCLGCHTIGQEGGALRFPDLGNIGAVAGTRREGYSDVEYLAESLYEPNVFIVEGFNPGMPAVHRPPIGLTDQEILAVIAYLQSLGGTPTVTLATELRWQGQAPATPAAPATPSPGGAEAMDGPALVQAYLCNTCHSFDAPTPGAGPSLYDVGRRLSKAEIYEAIMEPDAVVAEGYAPGVMGATLNATGFYDRITSAQLKTLVDYLASLQGG; this is translated from the coding sequence TTGAAGATTTTCGCTTTCACCATCCTCGTCTCGGCCTTCTACAGCTACGTCGGCCAGTGGGTGCCCCAGAAGGAGACGTACCCGCCGGAGACCGTTGAGCTCAGTGCCGACATGACGACCGAAGAGCTGGTGGCCGCCGGCCAGGAGATCGTAGCCGGCAAAGGTACCTGCCTGGGCTGCCACACGATCGGGCAGGAAGGCGGCGCGCTGCGCTTCCCGGACCTGGGCAACATCGGCGCCGTCGCCGGCACCCGGCGCGAAGGCTATTCGGACGTCGAGTACCTGGCCGAGTCGCTCTATGAGCCGAACGTCTTCATCGTCGAGGGTTTCAACCCGGGCATGCCTGCCGTGCACCGCCCGCCCATCGGCCTGACGGACCAGGAGATCCTGGCGGTCATCGCCTACCTGCAGTCGCTCGGCGGCACGCCCACGGTGACGCTGGCGACGGAGCTGCGCTGGCAGGGCCAGGCCCCGGCCACCCCGGCCGCCCCGGCAACACCGTCCCCGGGCGGCGCGGAGGCGATGGACGGCCCGGCCCTGGTGCAGGCCTACCTGTGTAACACCTGCCACAGCTTCGACGCCCCCACCCCCGGCGCGGGCCCGAGCCTCTACGACGTGGGCCGCCGCCTCTCGAAGGCCGAGATCTACGAAGCCATCATGGAGCCGGATGCCGTCGTGGCCGAAGGGTACGCCCCCGGCGTCATGGGCGCCACCCTCAACGCCACGGGCTTCTACGACAGGATCACCAGCGCCCAGCTGAAAACCCTGGTCGACTACCTGGCCTCGCTGCAAGGCGGGTGA
- a CDS encoding c-type cytochrome, whose product MNLLVFAAVLAAMLAVRFFLKNLHILVWLALWWVALFVVFKYGIEPPLPASIVNMFMAIVTLALLAYLSATTSYLRQATEAVVRFMVDRRFTVPLVVVLLTVPALVAWQVYAERTARPTPPVSGRTIHPPPPNTISFKGKTIDLVNGENPYRALETSDPEAFAAHVENGRRIYYENCVFCHGDNMEGDGLFAHGYDPLPANFNDPTTIAMLQETYLFWRIAKGGPGLPSESTPWASAMPAWENFLTEEEIWDVILFLYDYTGFRPRAREEIH is encoded by the coding sequence ATGAACCTCCTCGTCTTCGCCGCCGTCCTCGCCGCGATGCTGGCCGTGCGGTTCTTCTTGAAGAACCTGCACATCCTGGTGTGGCTCGCGCTGTGGTGGGTGGCGCTGTTCGTCGTCTTCAAGTACGGGATCGAACCGCCGCTGCCGGCCTCCATCGTCAACATGTTCATGGCCATCGTCACGCTGGCGTTGCTGGCCTATCTCTCGGCCACCACCTCCTACTTGCGGCAGGCCACCGAGGCGGTCGTACGGTTCATGGTGGACCGGCGGTTCACGGTGCCGCTCGTCGTGGTCCTCCTCACCGTGCCGGCGCTGGTCGCCTGGCAGGTCTACGCCGAGCGTACGGCCCGCCCCACCCCTCCCGTCTCGGGCCGGACGATCCACCCGCCCCCGCCCAACACCATCTCGTTCAAGGGCAAAACCATCGACCTGGTCAACGGCGAGAACCCCTACCGGGCACTCGAGACCTCGGACCCCGAAGCCTTTGCCGCCCACGTGGAGAACGGGCGCCGCATCTACTACGAGAACTGCGTCTTCTGCCACGGCGACAACATGGAGGGCGACGGCCTCTTCGCCCACGGCTACGACCCCCTGCCGGCCAACTTCAACGACCCGACCACCATTGCCATGCTCCAGGAGACCTACCTCTTCTGGCGCATCGCCAAGGGCGGACCGGGCCTCCCCTCGGAATCCACCCCCTGGGCCTCGGCCATGCCGGCCTGGGAAAACTTCCTCACCGAGGAGGAGATCTGGGACGTGATCCTGTTCCTGTACGACTACACCGGCTTCCGCCCCCGCGCCCGGGAGGAGATTCACTGA
- a CDS encoding c-type cytochrome: protein MRHDASPQRCCGRPPACRRRAALLLAALVVLPTGLLAQEPDLGTEAQRAAGRQVYLEKCAQCHGENGDGQSYATPFLRPAPRDFTAGIFKFRTTPSGELPTTDDLRRSIREGMPYTSMPAWRGVLSSTEITNLAYFIKTFNDDFTGPYGVPTVVEIPRDPGFDEDNLERGRQVYEENQCADCHGNQGRGNGPSAPTLEDQWGFHIRPADLTKRWTFRNGQTRRDIYRTFTTGLDGSPMPSYDMPEEDRWALVDYVWSLSRSEPNYATAAYSHAVEGPLDLSRGPALFEEAEPAYFPVVGQVIEPGRSFYPGVNGIELRAVHNADEIAFLVTWHDLRADTRGRNGPDLPAPMNEPARPDTATTFSDAVALQFPATLPTGVERPYFLFGDRKNAVDLWFVDLAEGTGRRYIGRGYRDLQPASDGPPIEVRTAYDDGAWQVLFKRARLAGEGLSFPEDTFVPIAFSVWDGFNQERGNKRGITSWYAVYIAPLEQPAALGPALGYGLATLLLGLALVGYTRRKYRTATA from the coding sequence ATGCGACACGACGCCAGCCCACAGCGTTGCTGCGGCCGCCCACCGGCGTGTAGACGCCGGGCCGCGTTGCTCCTGGCGGCCCTGGTGGTGCTGCCCACCGGCCTGCTCGCGCAGGAACCCGACCTGGGCACGGAAGCCCAGCGGGCAGCCGGGCGCCAGGTCTACCTGGAGAAATGCGCGCAGTGCCACGGAGAAAACGGAGACGGGCAGAGCTACGCCACCCCCTTCCTGCGTCCCGCCCCGCGCGACTTCACCGCCGGCATCTTCAAGTTCCGCACCACCCCCAGCGGCGAACTCCCCACGACGGACGACCTCCGGCGCAGCATCCGCGAAGGCATGCCCTACACCAGCATGCCGGCCTGGCGCGGCGTCCTCTCCAGCACCGAGATCACCAACCTGGCCTACTTCATCAAAACCTTCAACGACGACTTCACCGGCCCCTACGGCGTCCCCACCGTCGTCGAGATCCCCCGCGACCCCGGCTTCGACGAAGACAACCTCGAACGTGGACGGCAGGTCTACGAGGAAAACCAGTGCGCCGACTGCCACGGCAACCAGGGACGCGGCAACGGCCCCTCGGCACCCACCCTGGAAGACCAGTGGGGCTTTCACATCCGCCCCGCCGACCTGACCAAACGCTGGACCTTCCGCAACGGACAGACCCGCCGGGACATCTACCGCACCTTCACCACCGGCCTCGACGGCTCCCCCATGCCGTCGTACGACATGCCCGAAGAAGACCGCTGGGCCCTCGTCGACTACGTATGGTCGCTCTCCCGGAGCGAGCCGAACTACGCCACGGCAGCTTATTCCCACGCCGTCGAAGGCCCGCTCGACCTGAGCCGGGGCCCCGCCCTTTTCGAGGAAGCCGAGCCGGCCTACTTCCCCGTCGTCGGCCAGGTCATCGAGCCGGGACGCTCCTTCTACCCCGGCGTCAACGGCATCGAGCTGCGGGCCGTGCACAACGCCGACGAGATCGCCTTCCTGGTCACCTGGCATGACCTCCGGGCCGACACCCGGGGACGCAACGGCCCCGACCTCCCGGCGCCGATGAACGAACCCGCCCGGCCCGACACCGCCACCACCTTCTCGGACGCCGTCGCCCTCCAGTTCCCCGCCACGCTCCCCACCGGCGTCGAGCGCCCCTATTTCCTCTTCGGCGACCGGAAGAACGCCGTCGACCTGTGGTTCGTCGACCTCGCCGAGGGAACGGGACGCCGGTATATCGGGCGCGGCTACCGGGACCTCCAGCCCGCCTCCGACGGCCCCCCGATCGAGGTCCGCACCGCCTACGACGACGGGGCCTGGCAGGTCCTCTTCAAACGCGCCCGCCTCGCCGGGGAGGGCCTCTCCTTCCCCGAAGACACGTTCGTCCCCATCGCCTTCTCCGTATGGGACGGGTTCAACCAGGAACGCGGCAACAAGCGCGGCATCACCTCCTGGTATGCCGTCTACATCGCCCCGCTGGAACAACCCGCCGCGCTCGGCCCCGCCCTCGGCTACGGCCTCGCCACCCTGCTGCTGGGACTGGCCCTCGTCGGCTACACCCGCCGGAAATACCGGACGGCGACGGCGTGA